The genomic segment GACTATTGGCAGCGAGAGCGGATGAGTGGTGGAACGGGATATCTGCCCCAGTGGGCAGTGCGTATGATCTGCCGTCTCGCATTCATCTTGACGTGGAGACTCGGCTACTGGGAAGATCGGCTGTACAAAGGTCGATGGTTCGCGTCTGGTCTCCACGTGACAGCAGTGAAGGGATAAGCGATGACGATGACGGTCGCTGCGGAGAGCCGCGGAGGTGCTATCCCGATTATCGATGGGCATACTGATTACCTCTTATCATTGCGCGAAACAGGCCGAGATTTTTTAACTGAGTCGACGGTCGGACATGTTGACCTTCCGCGTGCCTTACGAGGTGGGCTCTGCGCGATGCTCTCAGCGGTCTATATCCCGTCGGATTGGCTTCCGGAGGGTGCGCTGAGTTATACGATCAACGCGATCGATCGACTGAACACGATCATTCAGCGATCAAATGGGCGGATCGTGCTAGTGCGAGAAATCGCTGACCTGCAACGTTGCATCCGTGAGGGAATCTTTGGCGCAATTCTGCATTACGAAGGAGCAGAGGCTATTGATCCAGACTTCTGCTTCCTTCGACTCTCGTATCAACTTGGATTGCGTTCACTTGGGCTCACATGGAGTCGTCCAAATATTTTTGCTGAAGGCGTCGGGCCGTTGAATCGGGAGCGCGGCCTCACGCAGCTTGGCCGTGAACTTGTTCGTGAATGCAATCGCCTTGGTATTCTCCTCGATGTCTCACATCTGAACGAGGCTGGCTTTTGGGATGTACTTGAGTATTCACAGAAGCCGGTCGTTGCCAGTCATTCCAATGCTCGAGCGCTTTGTCCCGTTGAGCGGAATTTGACTGACGATCAAATTCGTGCACTTCACCAGAAAGGTGGAGTGATTGGAATCAACTTTCATGTCGGGTTTCTCGTCGAGGGAGCAACCCGCCCGGAAGATGTCTCACTCAATCAGCTGATT from the Thermorudis peleae genome contains:
- a CDS encoding dipeptidase; translation: MTMTVAAESRGGAIPIIDGHTDYLLSLRETGRDFLTESTVGHVDLPRALRGGLCAMLSAVYIPSDWLPEGALSYTINAIDRLNTIIQRSNGRIVLVREIADLQRCIREGIFGAILHYEGAEAIDPDFCFLRLSYQLGLRSLGLTWSRPNIFAEGVGPLNRERGLTQLGRELVRECNRLGILLDVSHLNEAGFWDVLEYSQKPVVASHSNARALCPVERNLTDDQIRALHQKGGVIGINFHVGFLVEGATRPEDVSLNQLIDHIDYIVGLTSIETVALGSDFDGATMPSELADAAKLPALIAALQQRGYDEVAIRKLCYENWLRVLGAVWAA